In Papaver somniferum cultivar HN1 unplaced genomic scaffold, ASM357369v1 unplaced-scaffold_114, whole genome shotgun sequence, a genomic segment contains:
- the LOC113328932 gene encoding nitrate regulatory gene2 protein-like → MGCASSKLENEEAVKLCKDRRKFIQLAVEQRITFASGHNAYIQSLKRVSAALRNYVEGDEPRELFIDSFTTPVKKSSSPGIISMPSKSYSRAEIGSETNTTFRVNYFRSGGNSAVSVEERPHSPETVRIESFPPMNHYGIDGFFSMQSPPDMNVSSYYTPSPNRRPSFPPQSPQNSQWDFFWNPFTSLDTYGYPTRESLDHSAMDDEISGIRQVREEEGIPDLEEEGAEDEGEEFEIRGERIKIDLNNVDETIVIEDCDDDESDSEADTDICCDHEEVKGLTSQFTKSVGGEEAQSAVGVASGNQDNNAVGSRETNEETPGYTVYVNRRPPTSMAEVIKDIESQFMIVCNSMTELSTMLEASKVQYASTSNEVTAMKMLNPVALIRSASSSRSSSSRFFLSSSSSKDDGCDSSSEFSEESCMISGSHQSTLDRLYAWEKKLYGEVKSGERIRIAYEKKCMQLRSQDVKGEDPNVCDKTRAAIRDLHTQIKVSIHSVEAVAKRIETLRDEELQPQLVELVQGLARMWKVMAACHQAQKRTLDEAKLLLAGSPSKLTSRKPRDIFNEPHRLAQSAVNLEIELLNWKTSFESWVTAQRSYVNALKDWLLRCMQCDTDTSKLPISPRCSSGAPAIFGICIQWSRFLDAMQEGPVQAVIGANRGIDLFAAGMGSLYTQQLKDDSRRTPGSGGSKRFVGVGTPGGSRRYAGVGTPGGSKRYVGIGTPVGSKRFGGVGFLPDSCRDLEIMEVGGEEEEEEVFMTAERTAEVAMNVLCAGMSVAISSLSEFAICSADGYAELVNQWEIVARTTQQGATTTQQGTRSIGV, encoded by the exons ATGGGATGTGCATCGTCGAAATTAGAGAACGAAGAAGCGGTTAAGTTATGTAAAGATAGAAGAAAATTTATACAACTAGCAGTAGAACAAAGGATTACGTTTGCATCAGGTCATAATGCATATATTCAGTCTTTGAAACGGGTGTCAGCTGCACTTAGGAATTATGTAGAAGGTGACGAGCCTCGTGAGCTTTTTATTGATTCGTTTACTACTCCGGTAAAGAAAAGTAGCAGCCCTGGTATCATCTCAATGCCTTCAAAATCTTATTCAAGAGCCGAAATTGGGTCGGAGACTAATACGACGTTTAGAGTGAATTACTTTAGATCAGGTGGGAATTCAGCAGTTTCTGTAGAGGAAAGACCTCATTCACCTGAGACTGTGAGAATTGAGTCTTTTCCACCGATGAATCATTACGGAATCGATGGGTTCTTTTCTATGCAATCTCCTCCAGACATGAATGTGTCTTCATATTATACTCCGTCTCCTAATAGAAGGCCTAGTTTTCCTCCTCAATCACCTCAGAATTCACAATGGGACTTTTTTTGGAACCCATTTACATCTTTAGATACTTATGGATACCCAACTCGGGAGAGTTTAGACCATTCTGCCATGGATGATGAGATTTCAGGTATTAGACAAGTGCGAGAAGAAGAAGGTATTCCGGATTTAGAAGAAGAGGGAGCTGAAGATGAAGGTGAAGAGTTTGAAATTAGAGGCGAAAGAATTAAGATTGATTTGAATAATGTTGATGAGACAATTGTCATTGAAGATTGTGACGATGATGAATCTGACAGTGAAGCCGATACTGATATATGTTGTGAccatgaagaagtaaaaggactaACATCTCAGTTCACCAAGAGTGTTGGAGGAGAGGAGGCACAAAGTGCAGTAGGAGTTGCAAGTGGAAATCAAGATAATAATGCTGTGGGCAGTCGAGAAACGAATGAAGAAACACCGGGTTATACTGTTTATGTAAATAGAAGACCTCCTACTAGTATGGCAGAGGTAATCAAGGATATAGAAAGTCAATTTATGATAGTCTGCAATTCCATGACTGAACTTTCGACCATGTTGGAGGCTAGCAAAGTTCAGTACGCTTCAACATCTAATGAAGTGACAG CTATGAAAATGTTGAATCCTGTAGCATTGATTCGTTCTGCTTCCTCATCTCGTTCATCGTCTTCTAGATTCTTCCTTAGTTCTTCAAGTTCAAAGGATGACGGTTGTGATAGTAGTAGTGAATTCTCAGAAGAGTCATGTATGATATCGGGGAGTCATCAGTCAACGTTAGACAGATTGTATGCGTGGGAGAAGAAGCTTTACGGAGAAGTCAAG TCAGGAGAACGTATAAGGATAGCATACGAGAAAAAATGTATGCAACTAAGGAGCCAAGATGTGAAAGGAGAAGATCCTAATGTATGTGATAAAACAAGAGCAGCCATTAGAGATCTTCATACCCAAATCAAAGTTTCAATACATTCGGTTGAAGCAGTAGCAAAAAGGATTGAAACTTTAAGGGATGAAGAACTGCAACCACAACTTGTAGAATTGGTACAAGG GTTAGCGAGGATGTGGAAAGTAATGGCTGCATGTCACCAAGCACAAAAACGAACGCTTGATGAAGCCAAGCTGTTATTGGCCGGTTCGCCTTCAAAACTTACCTCACGTAAGCCAAGAGACATATTTAATGAGCCACACCGACTCGCTCAATCGGCTGTAAATCTGGAGATTGAACTCCTTAACTGGAAAACTAGCTTTGAGTCATGGGTCACTGCTCAACGGTCCTACGTCAATGCATTAAAAGATTGGCTACTGCGGTGTATGCAGTGTGATACTGATACATCAAAGTTACCAATCTCTCCTCGTTGTTCAAGCGGGGCACCAGCAATATTCGGAATCTGCATTCAGTGGTCTAGATTTCTAGATGCTATGCAGGAAGGCCCTGTGCAGGCTGTGATAGGTGCGAATCGCGGGATAGACCTCTTTGCAGCAGGGATGGGATCATTATATACACAGCAACTAAAGGATGATTCCAGACGGACTCCAGGTTCAGGAGGATCAAAACGATTTGTCGGTGTCGGGACTCCGGGAGGATCAAGACGGTATGCTGGTGTCGGGACTCCAGGAGGATCTAAGCGATATGTCGGTATCGGGACACCAGTAGGATCAAAAAGATTTGGTGGCGTTGGGTTCTTGCCCGACTCGTGTAGAGATTTGGAGATTATGGAAgtaggtggagaagaagaagaagaagaagtttttatGACTGCAGAAAGAACAGCCGAGGTAGCCATGAATGTATTGTGTGCTGGTATGTCTGTTGCAATTAGTTCTTTGTCAGAATTTGCCATTTGCTCGGCAGATGGATATGCCGAGCTGGTTAACCAATGGGAGATTGTTGCAAGAACAACCCAACAAGGAGCGACAACAACCCAGCAAGGAACAAGAAGTATTGGGGTGTAA
- the LOC113328682 gene encoding mitochondrial outer membrane import complex protein METAXIN-like codes for MAGEDKETLVLVARKPSFGLPTGCPSCLPAYFYLRFADVNFQLQSNLTYPDSDQIPYVECGDYVAFNNEKGGVIESLKEDGVVDLDSGLPSHTVPEWLAMKAMISTWLADAVSFELWVGSDRNSADTIYYSDLPWPIGKVLHVMQTSKAKQLLEITKVNSQRRETEIYRKATLAYQAVSTLLGEQTFFFENRPTSLDAVFLGHALFTLQALPETSLLRSKLLEHRNLVRYCEDLKGKYLEVVPSSSSTIPKSPFDTSSSSTPKRGTRSNWSAKPKSKPKREKTEEEKTFKRRAKYFLATQFVAVLVFLSLLGPGGSETEMDGDDMEYDD; via the exons ATGGCAGGAGAAGACAAAGAAACTTTAGTTCTAGTTGCAAGAAAACCTAGTTTCGGTCTCCCGACTGGTTGTCCTTCTTGTTTACCTGCTTATTTTTATCTCCGATTTGCAGACGTTAATTTCCAGCTTCAATCCAATCTTACTTATCCTGATTCAg aTCAAATACCTTATGTTGAGTGTGGGGATTATGTGGCCTTCAACAATGAGAAAGGTGGAGTGATTGAAAGTTTAAAGGAGGATGGTGTTGTTGATTTAGATTCTGGACTTCCTAGCCACACTGTACCAGAATGGTTGGCAATGAAAGCAATGATTAGCACATGGCTTGCAGATGCTGTTAGTTTTGAGCTTTGGGTGGGATCCGATAGAAATTCCGCAGATACAATATATTACTCTGATCTTCCCTGGCCAATTGGAAAGGTTCTCCACGTTATGCAAACCTCCAAGGCAAAGCAGCTACTTGAAATTACAAAGGTTAATTCTCAAAGAAGAGAAACTGAG ATCTATAGGAAGGCAACCCTTGCATATCAAGCAGTATCAACACTATTAGGCGAGCAGACATTTTTCTTTGAGAACAG GCCAACAAGTCTAGATGCAGTTTTCCTTGGGCATGCACTTTTCACCCTTCAAGCTTTACCA GAAACATCTTTGTTGAGAAGCAAGCTCTTGGAGCATAGGAATCTTGTAAGATACTGCGAGGATCTAAAGGGGAAGTATTTGGAAGTAGTcccatcatcttcttcaactaTCCCCAAGTCCCCTTTCGACACTTCATCATCTTCGACGCCAAAAAGAGGAACCCGATCAAATTGGA GTGCAAAGCCAAAAAGCAAACCCAAGAGAGAAAagacagaagaagagaaaacattCAAAAGAAGAGCCAAATACTTCCTCGCAACTCAATTTGTTGCTGTTCTGGTCTTTCTCTCTCTCCTTGGTCCTGGTGGTTCTGAAACCGAGATGGATGGTGATGATATGGAGTATGACGACTAA